Proteins co-encoded in one Pseudoliparis swirei isolate HS2019 ecotype Mariana Trench chromosome 7, NWPU_hadal_v1, whole genome shotgun sequence genomic window:
- the npffr1l2 gene encoding neuropeptide FF receptor 1 like 2, with the protein MDILDNMGEEEMELEGSANKPAIINISLDASTNDTNMTFSPYYQHSLFVAASYILAYFLIFLLCMVGNILVCLIVMENRRMRTITNLFILNLAISDLLVGIFCIPTTLVDILITGWPFSNTVCKMSGFVQGMSVSASVFTLVAISVERFRCIVFPLQPKPTILVAKAAIVLIWLLAVGIMCPAAMALTVDEVPFHAMVYNDDFNQTFPMCSCYENFSNSQMRKVYTAVLFAHIYLVPLTVITLMYGGIGGKLCSSMVANREPQLANVIVQVGRRRAGQHMISQKKVKVIKMLILVALLFMLSWLPLWTLMMMTDYAGLDRDQLDLLTSYIFPFAHWLAFSNSGINPIIYGYYNENFKRGFQALCKSRPFCGLFQCEQWEGVAKRGRTGRPNQAPCGGNDFRDATNNHNHLVIGLRNRVHNVNETAETADVNRSERVGCVVVHTERSLSDQGLEITAAHKKGSNSEESDKVGSRAASMCQAWDN; encoded by the exons ATGGATATACTGGACAACATGggcgaggaggagatggagttaGAGGGATCAGCCAACAAACCAGCAATTATAAACATCAGCCTGGATGCCTCCACAAATGACACCAACATGACCTTTTCCCCCTATTATCAGCACTCGCTGTTTGTGGCTGCCAGCTACATCCTGGCCTActtcctcatcttcctgctGTGTATGGTGGGAAACATCCTAGTTTGTCTGATTGTAATGGAAAACCGTCGTATGCGCACAATCACCAATCTCTTCATCCTCAACCTGGCCATCAGTGACCTACTGGTGGGCATCTTCTGCATCCCTACAACACTGGTGGACATCCTCATCACAG GTTGGCCCTTTTCCAACACTGTGTGCAAGATGAGTGGCTTTGTGCAGGGAATGTCTGTCTCTGCATCGGTCTTTACTCTGGTGGCCATATCTGTTGAAAG GTTTCGCTGTATAGTTTTCCCTCTCCAACCCAAGCCCACCATCCTCGTTGCCAAGGCAGCCATTGTGTTGATCTGGTTGCTAGCAGTGGGGATCATGTGTCCTGCGGCTATGGCATTGACTGTGGATGAAGTTCCTTTCCATGCGATGGTGTACAATGATGACTTCAACCAGACGTTCCCCATGTGCAGCTGCTATGAGAACTTTTCCAACTCTCAGATGAGAAAGGTCTACACCGCGGTTCTGTTCGCTCACATCTACCTGGTGCCGCTCACCGTCATCACACTGATGTACGGAGGTATCGGAGGTAAACTGTGTTCTTCTATGGTTGCAAACCGAGAGCCCCAGCTGGCCAACGTCATCGTCCAGGTTGGGCGTAGGAGGGCTGGTCAGCATATGATTTCCCAGAAGAAGGTCAAGGTGATAAAGATGCTCATCCTGGTGGCTTTGCTTTTCATGCTGTCCTGGCTGCCACTCTGGACTCTCATGATGATGACTGACTACGCAGGCTTGGACAGGGATCAGCTGGACCTCCTGACGAGCTACATCTTTCCCTTCGCCCACTGGCTGGCTTTCTCCAACTCCGGCATTAACCCCATCATTTATGGCTACTACAATGAGAACTTTAAGAGGGGCTTCCAGGCGCTGTGCAAGTCCAGGCCCTTCTGTGGACTTTTCCAGTGCGAGCAGTGGGAAGGGGTGGCCAAGAGGGGCAGGACAGGCCGGCCTAATCAAGCACCCTGTGGAGGTAATGACTTCAGAGATGCCACGAACAATCACAACCATCTTGTCATTGGGCTGAGAAATCGAGTCCATAACGTCAACGAGACGGCAGAAACAGCCGATGTGAATAGAAGTGAAAGAGTGGGGTGTGTGGTGGTCCACACAGAGAGAAGTCTTTCAGATCAAGGGTTAGAAATTACAGCTGCACATAAGAAAGGCAGTAACAGTGAGGAGTCGGATAAGGTTGGTTCACGGGCAGCCTCAATGTGTCAGGCATGGGATAACTGA